A section of the Naumovozyma dairenensis CBS 421 chromosome 5, complete genome genome encodes:
- the TAF13 gene encoding Taf13p (similar to Saccharomyces cerevisiae TAF13 (YML098W); ancestral locus Anc_8.878) produces the protein MPRKLKRTHLFSKDVSSLLYAYGDIPHPLPQSIQCLDELVSSYLVDICHVAYQTAKNSQRNKVKLEDFKFAVRNDATKLGRAEELIATNKLITEAKKQFNETDSNSLKRYREEEFEEGDDDEDLEGNDMEDENEHQGSTGKLHSSTKKKARMITKPRTTKANKSSKKVKVDK, from the coding sequence ATGCCTAGAAAGTTGAAAAGAACacatttattttcaaaagatgtcagttctttattatatgcGTATGGTGATATCCCTCATCCATTACCACAATCTATCCAATGTCTAGATGAATTGGTTTCATCATACCTGGTCGATATTTGTCACGTAGCATATCAAACTGCCAAAAACTCTCAGAGGAATAAAGTTAAACTTGAAGACTTTAAGTTTGCTGTACGAAATGATGCAACAAAATTAGGCAGAGCTGAAGAATTGATAGCGACGAACAAATTAATCACAGAAGCGAAAAAACAATTTAACGAAACTGATAgtaattctttgaaaagataCAGGGAAGAAGAGTTTGAAgaaggtgatgatgatgaagatctGGAAGGAAACGACatggaagatgaaaatgaacatCAAGGTTCCACAGGTAAATTACATTCAAGTACCAAAAAGAAAGCAAGAATGATAACGAAACCCAGGACGACAAAGGCAAACAAGAGTTCCAAAAAGGTTAAAGTTGATAAATGA
- the NDAI0E00130 gene encoding uncharacterized protein (similar to Saccharomyces cerevisiae YMR315W; ancestral locus Anc_3.0) gives MAPVLNVGIVGTGIFARDRHLPSYQEYPNDFKVVAAFNRTKSKAQEFAKIAGIPDDKVYDNLDEIMNDKNVSFIDALLPAQFNLSAVKKAIEVNKPILLEKPIAATMAQAREIVQLSDASDLPIAIAENWLYLTCIKLALKQLERIGPIVAFTHNSTGPFVSTNKYLATSWRQNPEHIGGFLSDGGVHQLALVTALLGEFESVSALTKQVRPESGADDIVFSTVKMRDNNVIGSFTYGSAFGATEKSVFLKIYGKNGTVTVELSDKTQPLVKVRIGDSIENAGKEEIFQVEKDESFGVNPEFLNFHEAVSKNDKSLIKSSPRATFHHLACVAAFLESSANNGKNVSVETI, from the coding sequence ATGGCTCCTGTGTTAAACGTCGGTATCGTCGGAACTGGTATCTTTGCTAGAGATAGACATTTACCATCCTACCAAGAATATCCAAACGATTTCAAAGTTGTTGCTGCGTTCAACAGAACTAAGAGTAAGGCTCAAGAATTTGCCAAGATTGCTGGTATCCCAGATGATAAAGTTTATGATAACTTAGATGAAATCatgaatgataaaaatgtttcttttaTCGATGCTTTATTGCCAGCTCAATTCAATCTTTCTGCTGTCAAGAAAGCTATCGAGGTTAACAAACCAATTTTATTGGAAAAACCTATTGCTGCCACTATGGCGCAAGCAAGAGAAATCGTTCAACTCTCTGACGCTTCGGATTTACCAATCGCCATTGCTGAAAATTGGTTATATTTGACTTGTATTAAATTAGCAttgaaacaattagaaAGAATTGGTCCAATCGTTGCATTTACTCATAATTCTACTGGACCATTCGTATCtactaataaatatttagctACCTCATGGAGACAAAATCCAGAACATATTGGTGGGTTCCTTTCAGACGGTGGTGTGCATCAATTGGCTTTAGTCACTGCTTTACTTGGTGAATTCGAATCTGTTTCTGCTTTAACAAAGCAAGTCCGTCCAGAATCTGGTGCTGATGATATTGTGTTCTCAACTGTTAAAATGAgagataataatgttatCGGTAGTTTCACATACGGTTCTGCTTTTGGTGCCACTGAAAAATCTGtctttttaaagatttacGGTAAAAATGGTACTGTTACTGTAGAATTATCTGACAAGACTCAACCACTTGTCAAAGTTAGGATCGGTGATTCCATTGAAAATGCTGGTAAGGAAGAAATCTTCCAAGttgaaaaagatgaatcCTTTGGTGTTAACCCagaattcttgaatttcCACGAAGCTGTCTCCAAGAATGATAAATCCTTAATCAAAAGTTCTCCAAGAGCAACTTTCCATCATTTAGCATGTGTCGCTGCCTTCTTAGAATCATCCGCTAATAATGGTAAGAACGTTTCCGTTGAAACAATCTAA
- the PRE8 gene encoding proteasome core particle subunit alpha 2 (similar to Saccharomyces cerevisiae PRE8 (YML092C); ancestral locus Anc_8.871): MADRYSFSLTTFSPSGKLGQIDYALTAVNQGVTSIGIKATNGIVIATEKKSSSPLALTETLSKVELITPDIGAVYSGMGPDYRVLVDKSRKVAHSNYKRIYGEYPPTKLLVSEIAKIMQEATQSGGVRPFGVSLLVAGHDEHRGFSLYQVDPSGSYFPWKATAIGKGSVAAKTFLEKRWNDELELEDAIHIALLTLKESVEGEFNGDTIEIAVIGDENPEMLGYTGVPTDKGPRFKKLTSQEINDRLEAL; encoded by the coding sequence ATGGCTGACAGATATTCGTTTTCATTAACCACGTTTTCACCAAGTGGTAAATTAGGTCAAATTGATTATGCCTTGACCGCAGTAAATCAAGGTGTCACATCAATTGGTATCAAGGCAACCAATGGGATTGTTATTGCGacagaaaagaaatcatcCTCTCCATTGGCATTAACAGAAACTTTATCTAAAGTGGAACTTATAACACCAGACATTGGTGCAGTTTACTCTGGGATGGGACCAGATTATAGAGTCTTAGTAGATAAATCAAGGAAAGTGGCTCATTCTAattataaaagaatatatggAGAATATCCACCAACTAAGTTACTTGTTTCTGAAATCGCGAAAATTATGCAAGAAGCTACACAATCTGGTGGTGTTAGGCCATTTGGTGTTTCCTTGTTAGTGGCAGGCCATGATGAACATAGAGGGTTCAGTTTATATCAAGTAGATCCATCAGGTTCATATTTCCCTTGGAAGGCCACCGCTATTGGTAAAGGATCCGTTGCAGCAAAGACATTCTTAGAGAAAAGATGGAATGATGAGttagaattagaagatgcTATTCATATCGCATTATTGACTTTGAAGGAATCTGTGGAAGGTGAGTTTAATGGTGATACCATTGAGATTGCCGTTATAGGAGATGAGAACCCAGAAATGCTAGGCTACACTGGGGTTCCAACAGATAAAGGTCCAAGATTCAAGAAGCTAACATCTCAAGAGATTAACGATAGGTTGGAAGCTTTGTAA
- the COX14 gene encoding Cox14p (similar to Saccharomyces cerevisiae COX14 (YML129C); ancestral locus Anc_8.868) — protein sequence MARYAWYTRVTDTLHRLTVLTLVGGTLYMSGALAYTLYMNGKRYEKQVTQKESPEAINSNTPK from the coding sequence ATGGCAAGATATGCATGGTACACTAGAGTAACTGACACATTACATCGTCTAACTGTACTTACTTTAGTTGGTGGTACTCTTTATATGTCAGGTGCATTAGCATATACATTATATATGAATGGTAAACGATATGAAAAACAAGTTACACAGAAGGAATCTCCTGAAGCGATAAACAGTAATACCCCTAagtaa
- the ERO1 gene encoding ER oxidoreductin (similar to Saccharomyces cerevisiae ERO1 (YML130C); ancestral locus Anc_8.877) — protein MKLGTSLINLCSLSTGMLVFTSATSSAYAQGNATESTFSSSKANEIISDSTPFCKVEKDSTVSTSCNITFQEINNINENIRNDLQSLVNTDFFKYFKLDIYKQCPFWDDSNRLCTDGSCSIDIVEDWSKLPEYWQPEHLSELKDPSNSSDEDLVTDCSFLDQLCNDNKKLQYMQNDIDYCDVNEFESKESVLIDLTKNPERFTGYGGQQSANIWKHIYGENCFSMDTQGKCLAKDAFYRLVSGLHASIGVHISNEMLNSETGQWGPNLEFFMSRVGNFPDRITNIYFNYAVVAKSLWKIMPFLKHLDFCNEYDNDVKGKIINITSQLDSNIFQEDLLFKNDLDYSLKDEFRSRFKNVTKIMDCVDCDTCRLWGKVQTTGYATSLKILFEFDEADEESRQNVVDKLTKYELIALLNTFDRLSQAIEAINSFERMYNKNMNNLKTKENPNASFIFGKNNFFRLLKGAKDYINNNFSSSNAEQEEITKRDVNKLLEDEKEPVKFADLKLPEKKYIKKQTTTSNSKSKNTTPIIKSENKWKKAWNTEIANVMEAFRFIWRSYLDLPRNLWKLLLVNMNKLWNKFIGVANYLNEKEENPILYKLNIQ, from the coding sequence ATGAAGCTCGGTacttctttaataaatttatgCTCGCTGTCAACAGGGATGCTGGTTTTCACCAGCGCTACTTCATCTGCATATGCCCAAGGAAACGCCACTGAATCAACTTTTTCTAGTAGCAAAGCCaatgaaataatttcaGATTCCACTCCCTTCTGTAAAGTTGAAAAGGATTCAACCGTCAGCACAAGTTGTAACATCACTTTCCAAGAAATCAATaacattaatgaaaatataagGAATGACTTACAATCTTTAGTAAATACTGATTTCTTTAAgtatttcaaattagaCATCTATAAACAATGTCCATTTTGGGATGATAGTAATAGACTTTGTACAGATGGTAGTTGTTCCATCGATATCGTGGAAGATTGGTCCAAGTTACCCGAATATTGGCAACCAGAACATTTGAGTGAATTGAAAGATCCTTCCAATTCAagtgatgaagatttaGTTACTGACTGTTCCTTCTTGGATCAATTatgtaatgataataagaaattacaatatatgcaaaatgatattgattattGTGATGtgaatgaatttgaaagtaAAGAATCGGTATTGATAGACTTAACTAAAAACCCAGAAAGATTCACTGGATATGGTGGTCAACAATCTGCTAATATTTGGAAACATATCTATGGTGAAAATTGTTTCTCTATGGATACTCAAGGGAAATGTTTGGCAAAGGATGCGTTTTATAGATTGGTCTCAGGTTTACACGCATCTATTGGAGTTCATATCTCAAATGAAATGTTAAATAGTGAAACTGGTCAATGGGGACCCAATTTGGAATTCTTTATGTCAAGAGTCGGTAATTTCCCTGATAGAATTACAAACATTTATTTCAATTATGCTGTAGTTGCAAAATCTTTATGGAAAATTATGccatttttgaaacatttagatttttgtaatgaatatgataatGACGTTAAGggtaaaattattaacataACATCTCAATTGGATAGTAATATCTTCCAAGAAGATCTTTTGTTCAAAAATGATTTAGATTATTCtttaaaagatgaatttaGATCCCGTTTCAAAAATGTCACCAAGATAATGGATTGTGTTGATTGTGATACTTGCAGATTATGGGGGAAAGTTCAAACTACTGGTTACGCAACAAGTTTGAAAATCTTGTTTGAATTCGATGAAgctgatgaagaatcaaGACAAAATGTTGTGGATAAATTAACTAAATATGAATTGATTGCTTTGTTAAATACTTTTGACAGATTATCACAAGCCATTGAAGCAATAAACAGTTTCGAAAGAatgtataataaaaatatgaacAATCTCAAGACAAAGGAGAATCCAAATGCAAGTTTTATATTtggtaaaaataattttttcagaCTATTAAAAGGTGCCAAAGATTatattaacaataatttcaGCTCTTCAAATGCTGAGCAAGAGGAAATAACAAAAAGAGATGTTAACAAGTTATTAGAAGACGAAAAGGAACCAGTGAAATTCGCTGATTTGAAGTTAccagaaaaaaaatacataaagaaacaaactACTACATCtaattcaaaatcaaaaaatacCACGCCTATAATTAAATCTGAGAATAAATGGAAAAAGGCATGGAATACTGAAATAGCAAACGTTATGGAAGCCTTTAGATTCATTTGGAGAAGTTATCTGGATTTACCAAGAAACCTTTGGAAATTACTATTAGTTAATATGAATAAACTATGgaataaatttattggtGTCGCTAATTACttgaatgaaaaggaagagaatccaatattatataaactaaatattcaatag